In Psychrobacter immobilis, a single genomic region encodes these proteins:
- the rpoC gene encoding DNA-directed RNA polymerase subunit beta', whose product MKDLLDIMQSPTGNGNQEFDSIQITLASPDVIKSWSHGEVKKPETINYRTFKPERDGLFCAKIFGPVKDFECLCGKYKRRKFQGVICEKCGVEVTTAKVRRDRMGHIDLASPVAHIWFLKSLPSRIGLLLDMTLRDIERVLYFESYIVTEPGLTSLEKYQLLDDEDYYKALEEFGDEFTAKMGAEAVQDLLKDIDLDLEIDDLREAIPQTGSETKLKKMSKRLKLLEAFRDSNNKPEWMVMNILPVLPPDLRPLVPLEGGRFATSDLNDLYRRVINRNNRLKRLLELSAPDIIVRNEKRMLQESVDALLDNGRRGRAITGSNKRPLKSLADMIKGKQGRFRQNLLGKRVDYSGRSVIVVGPTLRLHQCGLPKKMALELFKPFTYNKLLSHGLATTIKAAKKMVEREEPQVWDMLAMVIREHPVLLNRAPTLHRLGLQAFEPVLIEGKAIQLHPLVCTAFNADFDGDQMAVHVPLTLEAQLESRALMMSTNNILSPANGDPIIVPSQDVVLGLYYISRSSINAKGEGMIFATVNEALRAIGSNDLHVNAKIKVRVTETHIDEDGNETKEISLKETVAGRLLIWNIMPKGMSFDECNQEMTKKNISRLINSCYRKVGVKESVMFADQLMYLGFAQATLSGVSIGIDDMVIPPLKKQIIEVAEGEVREIEDQFEQGFVTAGERYNKVVDIWSRTNDKVAKAMMDNLATDKIMNAKGEEEEQKSFNSIFIMSDSGARGSAAQIRQLAGMRGLMAKPDGSIIETPIKANFREGLTVLQYFISTHGARKGLADTALKTANSGYLTRRLVDVAQDLVITSDDCGTEQGLLMKPHIQGGEIIEKLGELVLGRVTARDVTYNDDADKVLIPAGTLIDEHWVNVLDNNAIDDIWVRSVITCNVEHGVCSQCYGRDLARGHKVNIGESVGVMAAQSIGEPGTQLTMRTFHVGGAASSASVDNSISVRSAGQAHFENMKTVQHTDGHLVIVSRSAEIALTDELGRERERYKVPYGSSVLVKHEDQVDAGQTIAKWDPHTHPIITEFAGTARFSEITDGLTATVKVDDATGMSSFEILATRDRSSSAKDLRPAIILNTDEGKEVVYFLPAETIIRVSDGEKVAAGSILGRVPQASSGTKDITGGLPRVADLFEARRPKDHAIMAEMTGVVSFGKETKGKNRFIITNEDGEIHEELIPKWRQINVFENETVARGEVIADGPQNPHDILRLKGQTALADYIVNEVQDVYRLQGVKINDKHIEVIIRQMLRKVEITDGGDSNHFKGDQAEYSDIKALNAKLEAEDKFPVQFERQLLGITKASLATESFISAASFQETTRVLTAAAVTGKVDELRGLKENVVVGRLIPAGTGLAYHKARKEKAEQKLLDKDLKAGFDNAAFDMSASTDSKDFASFDEAFAQELNQDN is encoded by the coding sequence TTGAAAGATTTACTCGATATCATGCAAAGCCCTACCGGCAACGGTAATCAAGAGTTTGATAGCATTCAAATTACTTTAGCCTCACCTGACGTCATTAAGTCATGGTCACATGGCGAAGTGAAAAAGCCTGAAACTATTAACTATCGTACGTTTAAGCCTGAGCGTGATGGTCTATTTTGTGCCAAAATATTTGGTCCAGTAAAAGACTTTGAATGTTTATGTGGTAAATATAAACGCCGTAAGTTCCAAGGCGTTATCTGTGAAAAATGTGGCGTAGAAGTGACGACTGCGAAAGTACGTCGTGATCGTATGGGTCATATCGACTTAGCCAGCCCAGTGGCGCACATTTGGTTCTTAAAGTCATTACCAAGCCGCATCGGTCTATTGCTAGACATGACGCTTCGTGATATCGAACGCGTCCTATATTTTGAAAGCTATATTGTTACTGAGCCAGGTTTGACTTCTCTAGAGAAGTATCAACTGCTTGATGATGAAGATTATTATAAAGCGCTTGAAGAGTTTGGCGATGAATTCACTGCCAAAATGGGTGCTGAAGCGGTTCAAGACCTATTGAAAGATATCGATTTGGATCTTGAAATCGATGATTTGCGCGAAGCGATTCCGCAAACTGGTTCTGAAACCAAGCTTAAAAAGATGTCTAAGCGTCTTAAATTATTAGAAGCCTTCCGTGACTCTAATAACAAGCCTGAGTGGATGGTGATGAACATCTTGCCAGTACTACCACCAGATTTGCGTCCGCTAGTACCACTAGAAGGTGGTCGTTTTGCGACTTCAGATCTAAACGATCTATATCGCCGCGTGATCAACCGTAATAACCGTCTAAAGCGTCTGCTTGAGCTGAGCGCCCCTGATATCATCGTACGTAACGAAAAGCGTATGTTGCAAGAATCAGTGGATGCCTTGCTGGATAATGGTCGTCGCGGTCGTGCGATCACTGGTAGTAACAAGCGTCCATTGAAGTCTTTGGCAGATATGATCAAAGGTAAGCAAGGTCGTTTCCGTCAAAACTTACTTGGTAAGCGTGTTGACTATTCTGGTCGTTCGGTGATCGTTGTTGGTCCAACGCTACGTCTACATCAGTGTGGTTTACCAAAGAAAATGGCACTTGAATTATTCAAACCATTTACTTATAACAAATTATTGTCTCATGGTTTAGCGACCACGATTAAAGCTGCCAAAAAGATGGTAGAGCGTGAAGAGCCGCAAGTGTGGGATATGCTGGCCATGGTTATCCGTGAGCATCCAGTGCTTCTTAACCGTGCACCAACGCTTCACCGTTTGGGCTTGCAAGCATTTGAGCCAGTACTAATCGAAGGTAAAGCAATCCAATTGCATCCGCTCGTTTGTACCGCGTTTAACGCCGATTTTGATGGTGACCAAATGGCCGTTCACGTGCCATTGACGCTAGAAGCACAGCTTGAATCACGTGCGCTAATGATGTCTACCAATAACATCTTGTCGCCTGCGAACGGTGATCCAATCATCGTACCGTCACAGGATGTTGTACTGGGTCTATATTACATCAGTCGCTCGTCTATCAATGCCAAAGGCGAGGGCATGATTTTTGCCACCGTTAATGAAGCATTGCGTGCGATTGGTTCAAACGATTTGCATGTAAACGCTAAGATCAAAGTGCGTGTCACCGAGACGCATATCGATGAAGACGGCAATGAGACTAAAGAAATCAGCTTAAAAGAAACGGTTGCAGGTCGTTTATTGATCTGGAACATCATGCCTAAAGGTATGTCTTTTGATGAATGTAACCAAGAGATGACGAAGAAAAACATCTCTCGTTTGATCAACTCTTGCTACCGTAAAGTTGGCGTTAAAGAAAGTGTCATGTTTGCTGACCAATTGATGTATCTTGGTTTTGCCCAAGCGACATTGTCTGGTGTGTCTATCGGTATTGATGACATGGTTATTCCACCACTGAAAAAGCAAATCATCGAAGTGGCAGAAGGTGAAGTTCGCGAAATCGAAGATCAATTCGAGCAAGGTTTTGTGACCGCTGGTGAGCGCTATAACAAAGTAGTCGATATCTGGTCACGTACCAATGACAAAGTCGCTAAAGCGATGATGGACAATTTGGCCACTGATAAAATCATGAATGCCAAAGGTGAAGAAGAAGAGCAGAAGTCATTCAACTCTATCTTTATCATGTCAGACTCTGGTGCTCGTGGTAGTGCGGCTCAGATTCGTCAGTTGGCTGGTATGCGTGGTTTGATGGCTAAGCCAGATGGTTCAATCATCGAAACGCCAATTAAAGCAAACTTCCGTGAAGGCTTGACCGTACTTCAGTACTTTATTTCAACGCATGGTGCACGTAAAGGTCTTGCGGATACGGCACTGAAAACGGCTAACTCAGGTTACTTGACGCGTCGTTTGGTTGATGTGGCACAAGATTTGGTTATTACCAGTGATGACTGTGGTACTGAGCAAGGCTTGCTCATGAAACCACATATTCAAGGTGGTGAAATCATTGAGAAGTTAGGTGAGCTAGTACTAGGTCGTGTTACGGCTCGTGATGTGACTTATAACGATGATGCCGATAAGGTATTGATTCCAGCAGGTACTTTGATCGACGAGCATTGGGTAAACGTGCTTGATAACAATGCGATTGATGATATCTGGGTACGCTCAGTTATTACTTGTAATGTCGAGCATGGTGTTTGTTCACAGTGTTACGGTCGTGATTTGGCTCGTGGTCATAAAGTGAATATCGGCGAATCAGTCGGTGTTATGGCTGCACAGTCTATCGGTGAACCAGGTACTCAGTTAACGATGCGTACATTCCACGTGGGCGGGGCAGCAAGCTCAGCATCAGTGGATAACAGCATCTCAGTTCGTAGTGCTGGTCAAGCGCATTTCGAAAACATGAAAACGGTTCAACATACCGATGGTCACTTAGTCATCGTATCGCGTTCAGCTGAAATCGCCTTGACCGATGAGCTTGGTCGTGAGCGTGAACGTTATAAAGTGCCTTATGGTTCTAGCGTGCTTGTGAAACACGAAGATCAGGTTGATGCTGGTCAAACCATCGCTAAATGGGATCCGCACACGCATCCTATTATCACAGAATTTGCTGGTACTGCACGCTTCAGTGAGATTACGGATGGCTTAACTGCTACCGTAAAAGTTGATGATGCGACGGGTATGAGCTCATTTGAGATTCTTGCTACTCGTGACCGTTCAAGTTCAGCAAAAGACTTACGTCCTGCGATTATCTTGAACACTGATGAAGGTAAAGAAGTGGTTTACTTCTTACCAGCTGAAACCATCATTCGCGTCAGCGATGGTGAAAAAGTAGCAGCCGGTTCGATTTTGGGTCGTGTACCACAAGCCTCTTCAGGTACTAAAGATATTACCGGTGGTCTACCACGTGTTGCTGACTTGTTCGAAGCACGTCGTCCGAAAGATCATGCCATCATGGCAGAAATGACAGGTGTGGTTAGCTTTGGTAAAGAGACCAAAGGTAAAAACCGCTTCATTATCACCAATGAAGATGGTGAGATTCATGAAGAGCTAATCCCGAAATGGCGTCAAATCAACGTCTTTGAAAACGAAACGGTAGCACGTGGTGAAGTGATCGCTGATGGTCCACAGAATCCACATGATATCTTACGTTTGAAAGGTCAGACTGCACTTGCTGATTACATCGTTAACGAAGTACAGGATGTTTATCGCTTGCAGGGTGTAAAAATCAACGATAAGCACATCGAAGTGATTATTCGTCAGATGTTGCGCAAAGTTGAAATTACCGATGGCGGCGATTCAAACCACTTCAAAGGCGATCAAGCAGAGTACTCTGATATCAAAGCATTGAATGCTAAGCTGGAAGCGGAAGATAAATTCCCAGTACAGTTCGAGCGTCAATTACTAGGTATCACCAAAGCAAGTCTGGCAACAGAAAGCTTTATCTCAGCAGCATCATTCCAGGAGACGACCCGTGTACTAACTGCGGCTGCCGTGACTGGTAAAGTGGATGAGCTACGTGGTCTGAAAGAAAACGTCGTTGTTGGTCGCTTGATTCCTGCTGGTACTGGTCTTGCTTATCATAAAGCACGCAAAGAGAAAGCGGAGCAAAAACTGCTAGATAAAGATCTTAAAGCAGGGTTTGACAATGCAGCATTTGATATGTCAGCGAGCACGGATAGTAAAGACTTTGCAAGCTTTGATGAAGCCTTTGCACAAGAGCTTAATCAGGATAATTAA
- the rpoB gene encoding DNA-directed RNA polymerase subunit beta has translation MAYSYTEKKRIRKSFAELPTVMDIPYLLSIQVDSYEQFLQEHKKPKARENTGLQAAYSSIFPIESHSGNAELQFVEYYLGTPEFDERECILRGSTFAAPMRVKIRLIIKDKDSKDKDSKAAIKDIREQSVYMGEMPLMTANGTFIINGTERVIVSQLHRSPGVFFDHDKGKSHSSGKVLYNARIIPYRGSWLDFEFDAKDLVFARIDRRRKLLASIILRALGLTTSEILDLFFDKVAVYKGEEQFEIDLVADRLRGEMAQFDIVSPEGDVIVEQGKRINARRIRQLEEAGMTKIAIPDEYLYERILAEDIVVNDEVIAKANTLIDHELLVKLSAFEASESIKEFSILFTNDIDQGSYIADTLRADSTSSREEALIEIYKVMRPGEPPTVETAEKLFDSMFFNADRYDLSNVGRMKFNRRLGLEFDNTDDPDIQRARSVLTNADIVNVLKELIEIRNGRGEVDDIDHLGNRRIRSVGEMAENQFRVGLVRVERAVKERLSSAESDNLSPQDLINSKPVAAAVKEFFGSSQLSQFMDQNNPLSEVTHKRRVSALGPGGLTRERAGFEVRDVHDTHYGRVCPIETPEGPNIGLINSLATFAKTNSFGFLETPYRRVVDGKVTDVIEYLSAIEEVGTVIAQADSPVTAEGALSDEMVSVRSYGEFVRMPPEKVTHMDVSPSQVVSVAAGLIPFLEHDDANRALMGSNMQRQAVPTLRADKPLVGTGMERHVARDSGVCVIAKRGGVIEDVDASRVVVRVNEDEMIAGEAGIDIYNLVKYTRSNQNTCINQRIIVNQGDAIAVGDILADGPSTDLGELALGQNIRIAFMPWNGYNFEDSILLSEKVVKEDRFTTIHIQELTCVARDTKLGTEEITADIPNVGEAALSSLDEAGIVYIGAEVDAGDILVGKVTPKGETQLTPEEKLLRAIFGEKAADVKDTSLRVPTSSKGTVIDVQVFTRDGVEKDARARAIEKSQLDSYRKDLKEELRIFEEAARGRIGNLLDGQKVSGGSGLKAGTVMALADMKDMSLETLLDIQPVEEEISERLTQIAEYLVDKQKDIDVKFAEKKRKLTAGDDLQHGVQKIVKVYLAVKRRIQPGDKMAGRHGNKGVVSRIMPVEDMPYDENGNTVDIVLNPLGVPSRMNIGQVLETHLGMAAKGLGEKIDGMLKSQAAIKDLRDFLDKIYNQVGGEQVDLDSLSDDDIMALADNLRAGVPMGTAVFDGARESQVKDLLELAGMDRDGQQTLYDGRTGQKFDRKVTVGYMYMLKLNHLVDDKMHARSTGSYSLVTQQPLGGKAQFGGQRFGEMEVWALEAYGATYTLQEMLTVKSDDVEGRTRMYKNIVDGEQYMDPGMPESFNVLTKEIKSLGINIELKQTH, from the coding sequence ATGGCATATTCTTATACTGAAAAAAAGCGTATTCGCAAAAGTTTTGCTGAATTGCCCACTGTGATGGACATTCCCTATTTACTGTCTATTCAAGTAGATTCTTACGAGCAATTTTTGCAAGAGCACAAAAAGCCAAAAGCTCGTGAGAATACTGGTTTGCAAGCTGCGTATTCCTCTATTTTCCCAATTGAGAGTCACTCTGGTAATGCAGAGCTACAATTCGTTGAATATTATTTAGGCACGCCTGAATTCGATGAGCGTGAGTGTATCTTGCGTGGCTCAACATTTGCTGCGCCGATGCGCGTCAAAATCCGTTTGATCATCAAAGACAAAGACAGCAAAGATAAAGACAGCAAAGCGGCTATCAAAGATATCCGTGAGCAAAGCGTTTACATGGGCGAGATGCCTTTGATGACGGCTAACGGTACTTTTATCATCAATGGTACTGAGCGTGTTATCGTATCTCAGCTACATCGTTCACCTGGTGTGTTCTTTGATCATGATAAAGGTAAGTCGCATTCAAGTGGTAAAGTGCTTTATAACGCACGTATTATCCCTTACCGTGGTTCATGGTTAGATTTTGAATTTGATGCCAAAGACTTAGTTTTTGCTCGTATTGACCGTCGTCGTAAGCTATTGGCTTCAATTATTTTACGTGCGCTTGGTCTAACAACGTCTGAAATCTTAGATTTGTTCTTTGATAAAGTAGCCGTTTATAAAGGTGAAGAGCAGTTCGAGATTGATCTAGTTGCTGATCGCTTGCGCGGTGAGATGGCTCAGTTCGACATCGTATCACCAGAAGGTGATGTCATCGTAGAGCAGGGCAAGCGTATTAATGCACGCCGTATTCGTCAGCTTGAAGAAGCAGGTATGACGAAGATTGCGATACCTGATGAGTATCTCTATGAGCGCATTTTAGCTGAAGATATCGTGGTAAATGACGAAGTTATCGCTAAAGCGAATACTCTAATTGACCATGAATTATTGGTTAAATTAAGTGCATTTGAAGCCAGCGAGTCTATCAAAGAGTTCAGCATTCTATTCACCAATGATATCGATCAAGGCAGTTATATTGCCGACACTTTGCGTGCTGATAGTACGTCAAGCCGTGAAGAAGCATTGATTGAAATCTATAAAGTCATGCGTCCAGGTGAGCCACCAACGGTTGAGACCGCTGAAAAACTATTTGACAGTATGTTCTTCAACGCTGATCGTTATGACTTATCGAACGTCGGTCGTATGAAGTTTAACCGTCGTTTAGGGTTAGAGTTTGATAATACTGATGATCCAGACATCCAACGCGCTCGTAGCGTATTGACCAATGCCGATATCGTTAATGTCCTAAAAGAATTGATTGAGATTCGTAACGGTCGCGGTGAAGTCGATGATATCGATCACTTAGGTAACCGTCGTATTCGCTCAGTGGGTGAAATGGCAGAAAACCAATTCCGTGTTGGTCTAGTACGTGTTGAGCGTGCAGTCAAAGAGCGTTTAAGCTCAGCGGAATCTGATAACTTGTCACCACAAGATTTGATTAACTCAAAACCTGTTGCTGCTGCCGTCAAAGAATTCTTTGGTTCAAGCCAGTTATCGCAGTTTATGGATCAGAACAATCCATTGTCTGAAGTTACCCATAAACGCCGTGTATCTGCACTAGGACCCGGTGGTCTGACTCGTGAACGTGCAGGCTTTGAAGTACGTGACGTTCATGACACCCATTATGGCCGTGTATGCCCGATTGAGACTCCTGAAGGTCCAAACATTGGTTTGATTAACTCATTAGCGACTTTTGCAAAGACCAACAGCTTTGGCTTCTTAGAAACGCCATATCGCCGTGTGGTTGATGGTAAAGTAACTGATGTCATTGAGTATCTATCAGCGATTGAAGAAGTAGGTACGGTCATTGCACAGGCTGATTCACCAGTAACCGCAGAAGGCGCGTTATCTGATGAAATGGTCAGTGTACGTAGCTATGGTGAATTTGTCCGTATGCCACCGGAAAAAGTGACGCATATGGATGTGTCGCCAAGTCAGGTTGTATCGGTAGCTGCTGGTCTAATTCCATTCCTAGAGCATGATGATGCTAACCGAGCGCTTATGGGCTCGAACATGCAGCGTCAGGCAGTTCCTACGCTACGTGCTGATAAGCCGTTAGTAGGTACGGGCATGGAGCGTCACGTTGCGCGTGACTCAGGTGTTTGTGTGATCGCTAAGCGTGGCGGTGTGATCGAAGACGTTGATGCATCACGTGTTGTGGTTCGTGTCAATGAAGATGAGATGATTGCTGGTGAAGCTGGTATTGATATCTATAACCTTGTTAAATACACGCGTTCTAACCAAAATACTTGTATCAACCAACGTATTATCGTCAACCAAGGTGATGCTATTGCTGTAGGTGATATCTTAGCTGATGGTCCGTCAACGGATCTTGGTGAGTTGGCATTGGGTCAGAACATTCGCATCGCATTTATGCCGTGGAATGGTTACAACTTCGAAGATTCAATATTGCTGTCTGAAAAAGTGGTGAAAGAAGATCGTTTCACCACGATTCATATTCAAGAATTAACTTGTGTAGCACGTGATACCAAGCTAGGTACTGAAGAAATTACTGCCGATATTCCAAACGTTGGTGAAGCAGCTCTATCAAGTCTTGATGAAGCAGGTATCGTTTATATCGGTGCTGAAGTCGACGCTGGTGATATCTTAGTTGGTAAAGTGACGCCAAAAGGTGAAACACAACTAACGCCAGAAGAGAAACTCTTGCGGGCTATCTTTGGTGAAAAAGCGGCTGATGTTAAAGACACGTCGCTACGTGTACCAACATCAAGTAAAGGCACGGTTATTGACGTTCAAGTCTTTACTCGTGACGGCGTTGAAAAAGATGCACGTGCAAGAGCAATTGAAAAATCACAGCTTGATAGCTATCGTAAAGATTTAAAAGAAGAGCTACGTATCTTTGAAGAAGCGGCTCGTGGTCGTATTGGTAATCTTTTAGATGGTCAAAAAGTCAGCGGTGGTTCTGGTCTAAAAGCCGGTACAGTGATGGCATTGGCTGATATGAAAGATATGAGCCTTGAGACATTACTTGATATCCAACCAGTTGAAGAAGAAATCTCTGAGCGTCTAACGCAAATCGCTGAGTATTTGGTTGATAAGCAAAAAGACATCGATGTGAAGTTTGCTGAGAAAAAACGCAAATTAACCGCTGGTGATGACTTACAGCATGGCGTACAAAAAATCGTTAAAGTATATCTAGCGGTTAAGCGTCGTATTCAGCCTGGTGATAAGATGGCGGGTCGTCATGGTAACAAAGGTGTGGTATCGCGCATTATGCCAGTTGAAGATATGCCTTATGATGAAAATGGTAATACCGTTGACATCGTCTTGAACCCACTTGGTGTACCATCTCGTATGAACATCGGTCAGGTTCTAGAAACGCATTTGGGTATGGCAGCGAAAGGCTTGGGTGAGAAGATCGATGGTATGCTCAAATCGCAAGCAGCGATCAAAGATTTACGTGACTTCTTAGACAAAATCTATAACCAAGTCGGCGGTGAGCAAGTTGATCTTGATAGCTTGAGTGATGATGACATCATGGCGCTAGCAGATAACTTGCGCGCTGGTGTACCAATGGGCACAGCAGTATTTGACGGCGCAAGAGAAAGCCAAGTTAAGGATCTGTTAGAGCTTGCTGGTATGGATCGCGATGGTCAACAGACGTTGTATGATGGTCGTACTGGTCAGAAGTTTGACCGTAAAGTAACCGTTGGTTATATGTACATGCTCAAACTTAACCATTTGGTTGATGACAAAATGCATGCGCGTTCAACCGGTTCTTACTCATTAGTGACGCAGCAGCCACTCGGCGGTAAAGCTCAGTTTGGTGGTCAGCGCTTCGGTGAGATGGAAGTCTGGGCGCTAGAAGCTTACGGCGCGACTTATACGCTGCAAGAAATGCTGACTGTGAAGTCGGATGACGTTGAAGGCCGTACGCGTATGTACAAAAACATCGTTGATGGTGAGCAGTATATGGATCCAGGTATGCCTGAATCGTTTAACGTACTGACCAAAGAAATCAAATCATTGGGTATTAATATTGAGTTAAAACAAACCCATTAA
- the rplL gene encoding 50S ribosomal protein L7/L12, producing the protein MALSKDDVLNAIAEMSVMDIVELISAMEEKFGVTAAVAAAPAAAGPAAAAAEEKDEFDVVLASFGEKKVGVIKAVREATGLGLKEAKDLVESAPAPIKEGVNKAEAEELKKKLEEAGATVELK; encoded by the coding sequence ATGGCACTATCTAAAGATGACGTGTTAAACGCAATCGCTGAAATGTCAGTAATGGATATCGTTGAATTAATCAGCGCTATGGAAGAAAAATTCGGCGTAACAGCTGCTGTTGCTGCTGCACCTGCTGCTGCTGGTCCTGCTGCTGCTGCTGCTGAAGAAAAAGACGAGTTTGACGTAGTTCTTGCCAGCTTTGGCGAGAAGAAAGTTGGCGTAATTAAAGCCGTACGTGAAGCTACTGGTCTTGGCTTGAAAGAAGCGAAAGATTTGGTTGAAAGCGCTCCAGCTCCAATCAAAGAAGGCGTTAACAAAGCTGAAGCTGAAGAGTTGAAAAAGAAACTTGAAGAAGCTGGTGCAACTGTTGAACTAAAATAA
- the rplJ gene encoding 50S ribosomal protein L10: MALTLEQKQQVVAEVSEVAANAYSAVAAEYHGIGVAKLTKLREQAREKGVVLKVVKNTLAKRAFEGTKFESMSDRMTGPLLLAFSMEDLGSAARVIFDFSKDHKALETKLVSVGGVVYGPEELERVSKLPTRDEAISILMATMNAPVTKLVQTMNAVPSKLVRTVAAIKDAKEAA, translated from the coding sequence ATGGCATTAACGCTAGAGCAAAAACAACAAGTTGTGGCTGAAGTGTCTGAAGTTGCTGCTAATGCTTACTCAGCAGTAGCTGCCGAATATCATGGTATTGGTGTTGCAAAGCTTACTAAGCTGCGCGAACAAGCCCGTGAAAAAGGCGTCGTTTTGAAAGTGGTAAAAAATACCCTAGCAAAACGTGCGTTTGAAGGCACTAAGTTTGAGAGCATGTCAGACCGTATGACTGGTCCATTACTTTTGGCTTTCTCTATGGAAGATTTGGGATCTGCAGCTCGAGTCATTTTTGACTTCAGCAAAGATCACAAAGCTTTAGAGACCAAATTGGTATCAGTTGGTGGTGTTGTTTATGGTCCAGAAGAGCTAGAGCGCGTATCGAAGCTACCAACTCGCGACGAAGCAATCTCTATCTTGATGGCTACTATGAATGCACCAGTTACCAAGCTTGTTCAAACTATGAACGCTGTTCCTAGTAAGCTTGTTCGCACGGTAGCAGCAATCAAAGACGCAAAAGAAGCTGCATAA
- the rplA gene encoding 50S ribosomal protein L1: MSKLTKRQKEIQSRIVHEKQYTVEEAVQILNDLPPLKFKESIDIAINLGVDPRKSDQVVRGATNLPAGTGKTKRVAVFAQGAAAEAAKEAGADIVGFEDLAESIKAGNMDFDIVIAAPDAMRVVGQLGTILGPRGLMPNPKVGTVTPNVAEAVTNAKAGQAQYRVDKAGIIHTTIGQVGFTAEQVIQNAEALIADLRRAKPATSKGTFIKKITLSSTMGPGLSIDPVPYRTAK; encoded by the coding sequence ATGAGCAAGCTAACCAAACGTCAAAAAGAAATTCAAAGCCGTATCGTACATGAAAAGCAGTATACAGTTGAAGAAGCGGTTCAAATCCTAAACGATTTACCACCTCTTAAATTCAAAGAGTCAATTGATATTGCGATTAACTTGGGTGTTGACCCACGTAAATCTGATCAAGTGGTTCGTGGCGCTACCAACCTACCTGCTGGTACTGGTAAAACCAAACGCGTTGCTGTATTTGCTCAAGGTGCTGCTGCTGAAGCCGCCAAAGAAGCTGGTGCAGATATCGTTGGTTTTGAAGACCTAGCAGAATCAATCAAAGCTGGTAACATGGACTTTGATATCGTTATTGCCGCTCCTGATGCAATGCGTGTTGTTGGTCAACTAGGTACTATCCTAGGTCCACGTGGTCTAATGCCTAACCCTAAAGTCGGTACGGTTACGCCTAACGTTGCTGAAGCGGTTACTAACGCTAAAGCCGGTCAAGCACAGTATCGTGTAGACAAAGCAGGTATCATCCACACGACTATCGGTCAAGTTGGTTTTACTGCTGAGCAAGTAATCCAGAATGCTGAAGCACTGATTGCAGATTTAAGACGTGCTAAGCCTGCTACTTCTAAAGGTACTTTTATTAAGAAAATTACCTTGTCTAGCACGATGGGTCCTGGTCTAAGTATTGATCCAGTTCCATATCGCACAGCAAAATAA
- the rplK gene encoding 50S ribosomal protein L11 produces the protein MAKKIDGYIKLQVPAGKANPSPPIGPALGQKGVNIMAFCKEFNAATSNQEPGLPIPTEITVYSDKSFTFIMKSPPAAYLLRKAAGIAKGSGTPNTAKVGKVDRAQLEDIVKTKDADLTAADLDAAVRTIAGTARSMGITVEGV, from the coding sequence ATGGCTAAGAAGATTGATGGTTACATCAAACTACAAGTCCCTGCAGGCAAAGCAAATCCTTCACCACCGATTGGTCCAGCATTGGGTCAAAAAGGCGTGAACATCATGGCGTTCTGTAAAGAATTTAACGCTGCGACCTCAAACCAAGAGCCGGGTCTACCGATTCCTACTGAGATCACTGTATATAGCGATAAGTCTTTTACTTTCATCATGAAGTCACCACCAGCTGCATACTTACTACGTAAGGCTGCTGGTATCGCTAAAGGTTCTGGTACACCAAATACCGCTAAAGTCGGTAAAGTTGACCGTGCACAACTAGAAGACATCGTTAAGACCAAAGATGCAGATTTAACTGCTGCTGATCTTGATGCTGCTGTTCGTACCATCGCTGGTACTGCACGTTCAATGGGTATTACCGTGGAGGGTGTGTAA
- the nusG gene encoding transcription termination/antitermination protein NusG gives MRWYIVQAFSGYEKQVQRSLTDRINRSDFAESFGDVLVPTEEVVEMKDGKKRKSERKFFPGYVLIQMEMNDNTWHIVKECPRIMGFIGGTPETPAPITQVEADRILNRLNQTETDPRPKTLFEPGEELLVIDGPFTDFKGLVEKVDYEKSKLHLTVNVFNRPTQVELEFSKVEKLD, from the coding sequence ATGCGTTGGTATATTGTCCAAGCGTTTTCAGGATATGAAAAGCAAGTACAGCGTTCATTAACTGATCGTATTAATCGTAGTGACTTCGCTGAATCATTCGGTGACGTATTGGTTCCTACTGAAGAAGTCGTCGAAATGAAAGACGGCAAAAAGCGTAAGAGTGAGCGTAAGTTCTTTCCAGGTTATGTATTGATCCAGATGGAAATGAACGACAATACTTGGCATATCGTTAAAGAGTGCCCACGTATTATGGGTTTCATCGGTGGTACACCTGAAACACCAGCGCCAATTACGCAAGTAGAAGCGGATCGTATTTTAAACCGTTTGAATCAGACTGAAACTGACCCACGTCCTAAGACTCTATTTGAGCCGGGCGAAGAGCTGTTGGTTATCGATGGTCCATTTACTGACTTTAAAGGGTTGGTAGAAAAAGTGGATTACGAGAAGTCTAAACTACATTTAACGGTAAACGTATTTAATCGACCGACTCAGGTCGAGCTTGAATTTAGTAAAGTTGAGAAACTAGACTAA